A stretch of DNA from Candidatus Deferrimicrobium sp.:
ACCATCAGGAACAGAAGGCCGAAGAGGATCTGGACGGCGCGCGTCCCCCGGATGAACAGGAGGACCCAGTAGATGATGAAGGCGACAAGGAGGATGTCGAGGACGTCGATCACTCCGATGGAGAGGAGTCCGCCTACCATGACGCCTCCCCGCGGATCGCGTACGCCACCTCGACTACCTCCCGCATCTCCTTCACGTCGTGCACGCGCACCACGTTGGCGCCGCGCAGCACGGCCGCCGCGACGGCCGCCGCGGTGCCGAACACCCGTTCCGCCGGCGGCGCGCCGGTCAGGCTCCCCAGGAACGATTTGCGCGACGGGCCAAAGACGATCGGCCGCCCTAAGACCAGCAGCCGGTCGAGGTGACGGTGCAGCGCAAGGTTGTCGCACAGCCGTTTGCCAAACCCGATCCCCGGATCGACGAGGATCCGTTCCGGATCGATCCCTGCGCCTTCCGCCGCGTCGATCCGCGCGGTCAGCTCGGCCAGAAGCTCATCAAACAGCGCGTCGTAGTACGGCGCCTCCTGCATCGTCGCCGGCGACCCCCGCCGGT
This window harbors:
- the folP gene encoding dihydropteroate synthase, yielding MGILNVTPDSFSDGGAYRSFEEAVARGLEMEAEGAAILDVGGESTRPGSMPVPVDEELRRVIPVIRQLAAKSNAVISVDTTKAAVARGATAAGARIVNDTSALADDPEMAEAVRASGAAVVLMHRRGSPATMQEAPYYDALFDELLAELTARIDAAEGAGIDPERILVDPGIGFGKRLCDNLALHRHLDRLLVLGRPIVFGPSRKSFLGSLTGAPPAERVFGTAAAVAAAVLRGANVVRVHDVKEMREVVEVAYAIRGEASW